The proteins below come from a single Mauremys reevesii isolate NIE-2019 linkage group 6, ASM1616193v1, whole genome shotgun sequence genomic window:
- the VLDLR gene encoding very low-density lipoprotein receptor isoform X2 yields the protein MGTSSLRGLWLLAALCWLLGERGSVRGARSKCEESQFQCSNGRCITLLWKCDGDEDCADGSDESSCVKKTCAESDFVCSSGQCVPNRWQCDGDPDCEDGSDESPELCHMRTCRVNEISCGPQSTQCIPLSWKCDGENDCDSGEDEENCGNITCSPAEFTCSSGRCISKNFVCNGQDDCSDGSDELDCTPATCGAHEFQCKSSSCIPISWVCDDDADCSDQSDESLEQCGRQPAHPVKCSPSEIQCGSGECIHKKWRCDGDADCKDGSDETNCPSRTCRPDQFKCEDGNCIHGSRQCNGIRDCLDGTDEVNCKNVNQCTGSGKFKCRSGECIDISKVCNQQQDCRDWSDEPLKECNLNECLVNNGGCSHICRDLVIGYECDCPAGFELINRKTCGDIDECQNPGICSQICINLKGGYKCECSHGYQMDLATGVCKAVGKEPCLIFTNRRDIRKIGLERKEYLQLVEQLRNTVALDADIAEHKLFWADFSQKAIFSASLDSRDKVGKHLKIISNVHSPAAIAVDWVYKNIYWTDSALKSISVASLDGAKRKVLFNTDLREPASIAVDPLSGFMYWSDWGEPAKIEKAGMNGLSRQQLVTTDIQWPNGIALDLVKSRLYWLDSKLHMLSSVDLNGQDRRIVLKSNEFLAHPLALTIFEDRVYWIDGENEAVYGANKFTGSDLATLVNNLNDAQDIIVYHELVQPSGTNWCDETRKNGGCEYLCLPAPQINEHSPKYACTCPTGYKLQDDGLRCKGHNFSSAVSEVSSAKGTSAAWAILPLVLLALAAAAGGYFMWRNWQHKNMKSMNFDNPVYLKTTEEDLTIDIGRHSSSVGHTYPAISVVSTDDDLA from the exons ATGGGCACGTCCTCGCTCCGGGGGCTCTGGCTCCTGGCGGCGCTTTGCTGGCTGCTGGGCGAGCGCGGCTCTGTGCGCG GTGCAAGATCAAAATGTGAAGAATCTCAATTCCAGTGCAGTAATGGACGCTGTATAACTCTGTTATGGAAGTGTGATGGAGATGAAGACTGTGCTGATGGTAGCGATGAAAGCTCCTGTG TGAAGAAGACCTGCGCTGAATCTGACTTTGTGTGCAGCAGTGGTCAGTGTGTCCCTAACAGGTGGCAGTGTGATGGGGACCCAGACTGTGAAGATGGATCTGATGAAAGCCCTGAACTGTGCC ACATGAGAACATGCCGGGTAAATGAAATCAGCTGTGGTCCTCAATCAACTCAGTGTATCCCTCTGTCCTGGAAATGTGATGGTGAAAATGACTGTGACAGtggtgaagatgaagagaattgTG GCAACATAACTTGTAGCCCAGCAGAGTTCACTTGCTCCAGTGGGCGATGCATCTCCAAAAACTTTGTCTGTAATGGCCAAGATGACTGCAGTGATGGTAGTGATGAACTGGACTGCACACCAGCTACTTGTGGAGCACATGAATTTCAATGTAAAAGTTCTAGCTGTATCCCTATTAGCTGGGTATGTGATGATGATGCAGACTGTTCAGACCAGTCAGATGAATCTCTAGAGCAATGTGGCCGTCAGCCTGCCCATCCTGTGAAGTGTTCTCCTAGTGAAATACAATGTGGCTCAGGAGAATGTATTCACAAGAAGTGGCGATGTGATGGAGACGCAGACTGCAAGGATGGAAGTGATGAAACAAACTGCC CTTCCCGGACTTGTAGACCAGACCAGTTCAAATGTGAAGATGGGAATTGTATCCATGGTAGCAGGCAATGTAATGGTATAAGAGACTGTCTAGATGGAACTGATGAGGTCAACTGTAAAAATG TTAATCAGTGCACTGGATCTGGCAAATTCAAGTGCAGAAGTGGGGAATGCATAGACATCAGCAAAGTGTGTAATCAGCAGCAAGACTGCCGGGACTGGAGTGATGAACCCTTGAAGGAATGCA ACTTGAATGAATGCCTGGTGAACAATGGTGGATGCTCTCATATCTGCAGAGACCTAGTCATTGGGTATGAATGTGACTGCCCAGCTGGGTTTGAACTGATAAACAGGAAAACATGTGGAG ATATTGATGAATGCCAGAATCCTGGGATCTGCAGTCAAATCTGTATTAATTTAAAAGGAGGCTATAAGTGTGAATGTAGCCATGGCTATCAAATGGATCTAGCTACTGGAGTGTGCAAGGCAGTAG GGAAAGAACCATGTCTGATTTTCACTAATCGTCGGGACATCAGGAAGATTGGCCTGGAAAGGAAAGAATACCTCCAGCTTGTAGAGCAGCTAAGAAACACCGTAGCTCTAGATGCTGACATTGCTGAGCATAAACTCTTTTGGGCTGACTTTAGCCAAAAAGCAATCTTCAG TGCCTCACTTGATAGTCGTGACAAGGTGGGCAAACACTTAAAAATCATAAGCAATGTACACAGTCCTGCAGCAATTGCTGTTGATTGGGTCTACAAGAACATCTACTGGACTGATTCAGCTTTAAAGAGTATCTCAGTGGCTAGTCTTGATGGAGCCAAAAGGAAGGTTCTGTTTAATACAGACCTAAGAGAGCCAGCCTCCATAGCTGTGGATCCTCTCTCTGG ctttaTGTACTGGTCTGACTGGGGTGAACCAGCCAAAATAGAAAAGGCAGGAATGAATGGACTCAGTAGACAGCAACTGGTGACAACAGAcatccagtggcctaatggaATTGCACTAG ATCTTGTAAAAAGCCGCCTCTACTGGCTTGATTCAAAGCTACATATGCTGTCCAGTGTGGATCTGAATGGCCAGGATCGTAGGATTGTGTTAAAATCAAATGAGTTTCTTGCTCATCCTCTTGCTCTAACTATATTCGAG GACCGTGTCTACTGGATTGATGGAGAGAATGAAGCAGTCTATGGTGCCAATAAATTTACAGGATCTGACTTGGCTACACTAGTGAACAACCTCAATGATGCTCAGGATATCATTGTATATCACGAGCTTGTTCAACCCTCAG GCACAAACTGGTGTGATGAGACCAGGAAGAATGGTGGCTGTGAGTATCTGTGCCTGCCTGCTCCCCAGATAAATGAACACTCTCCAAAGTATGCCTGCACATGTCCTACTGGATACAAACTGCAAGATGATGGCCTAAGGTGTAAAG GACACAACTTCAGCAGTGCAGTATCAGAAGTCAGTTCTGCCAAAGGAACTTCAGCTGCCTGGGCTATTCTTCCTCTGG TATTactggcactggcagcagcagcaggtggctACTTCATGTGGCGTAACTGGCAACACAAGAATATGAAAAGCATGAATTTTGACAATCCTGTCTACTTGAAAACAACTGAAGAAGATCTCACTATTGATATTGGGAGACACAGCAGTTCCGTAGGACACACTTACCCTGCA ATATCAGTTGTAAGCACAGATGACGATCTAGCTTGA
- the VLDLR gene encoding very low-density lipoprotein receptor isoform X1, with amino-acid sequence MGTSSLRGLWLLAALCWLLGERGSVRGARSKCEESQFQCSNGRCITLLWKCDGDEDCADGSDESSCVKKTCAESDFVCSSGQCVPNRWQCDGDPDCEDGSDESPELCHMRTCRVNEISCGPQSTQCIPLSWKCDGENDCDSGEDEENCGNITCSPAEFTCSSGRCISKNFVCNGQDDCSDGSDELDCTPATCGAHEFQCKSSSCIPISWVCDDDADCSDQSDESLEQCGRQPAHPVKCSPSEIQCGSGECIHKKWRCDGDADCKDGSDETNCPSRTCRPDQFKCEDGNCIHGSRQCNGIRDCLDGTDEVNCKNVNQCTGSGKFKCRSGECIDISKVCNQQQDCRDWSDEPLKECNLNECLVNNGGCSHICRDLVIGYECDCPAGFELINRKTCGDIDECQNPGICSQICINLKGGYKCECSHGYQMDLATGVCKAVGKEPCLIFTNRRDIRKIGLERKEYLQLVEQLRNTVALDADIAEHKLFWADFSQKAIFSASLDSRDKVGKHLKIISNVHSPAAIAVDWVYKNIYWTDSALKSISVASLDGAKRKVLFNTDLREPASIAVDPLSGFMYWSDWGEPAKIEKAGMNGLSRQQLVTTDIQWPNGIALDLVKSRLYWLDSKLHMLSSVDLNGQDRRIVLKSNEFLAHPLALTIFEDRVYWIDGENEAVYGANKFTGSDLATLVNNLNDAQDIIVYHELVQPSGTNWCDETRKNGGCEYLCLPAPQINEHSPKYACTCPTGYKLQDDGLRCKVLGTGTTVAYIETKDTSTTEKPPTVGPVPGGHNFSSAVSEVSSAKGTSAAWAILPLVLLALAAAAGGYFMWRNWQHKNMKSMNFDNPVYLKTTEEDLTIDIGRHSSSVGHTYPAISVVSTDDDLA; translated from the exons ATGGGCACGTCCTCGCTCCGGGGGCTCTGGCTCCTGGCGGCGCTTTGCTGGCTGCTGGGCGAGCGCGGCTCTGTGCGCG GTGCAAGATCAAAATGTGAAGAATCTCAATTCCAGTGCAGTAATGGACGCTGTATAACTCTGTTATGGAAGTGTGATGGAGATGAAGACTGTGCTGATGGTAGCGATGAAAGCTCCTGTG TGAAGAAGACCTGCGCTGAATCTGACTTTGTGTGCAGCAGTGGTCAGTGTGTCCCTAACAGGTGGCAGTGTGATGGGGACCCAGACTGTGAAGATGGATCTGATGAAAGCCCTGAACTGTGCC ACATGAGAACATGCCGGGTAAATGAAATCAGCTGTGGTCCTCAATCAACTCAGTGTATCCCTCTGTCCTGGAAATGTGATGGTGAAAATGACTGTGACAGtggtgaagatgaagagaattgTG GCAACATAACTTGTAGCCCAGCAGAGTTCACTTGCTCCAGTGGGCGATGCATCTCCAAAAACTTTGTCTGTAATGGCCAAGATGACTGCAGTGATGGTAGTGATGAACTGGACTGCACACCAGCTACTTGTGGAGCACATGAATTTCAATGTAAAAGTTCTAGCTGTATCCCTATTAGCTGGGTATGTGATGATGATGCAGACTGTTCAGACCAGTCAGATGAATCTCTAGAGCAATGTGGCCGTCAGCCTGCCCATCCTGTGAAGTGTTCTCCTAGTGAAATACAATGTGGCTCAGGAGAATGTATTCACAAGAAGTGGCGATGTGATGGAGACGCAGACTGCAAGGATGGAAGTGATGAAACAAACTGCC CTTCCCGGACTTGTAGACCAGACCAGTTCAAATGTGAAGATGGGAATTGTATCCATGGTAGCAGGCAATGTAATGGTATAAGAGACTGTCTAGATGGAACTGATGAGGTCAACTGTAAAAATG TTAATCAGTGCACTGGATCTGGCAAATTCAAGTGCAGAAGTGGGGAATGCATAGACATCAGCAAAGTGTGTAATCAGCAGCAAGACTGCCGGGACTGGAGTGATGAACCCTTGAAGGAATGCA ACTTGAATGAATGCCTGGTGAACAATGGTGGATGCTCTCATATCTGCAGAGACCTAGTCATTGGGTATGAATGTGACTGCCCAGCTGGGTTTGAACTGATAAACAGGAAAACATGTGGAG ATATTGATGAATGCCAGAATCCTGGGATCTGCAGTCAAATCTGTATTAATTTAAAAGGAGGCTATAAGTGTGAATGTAGCCATGGCTATCAAATGGATCTAGCTACTGGAGTGTGCAAGGCAGTAG GGAAAGAACCATGTCTGATTTTCACTAATCGTCGGGACATCAGGAAGATTGGCCTGGAAAGGAAAGAATACCTCCAGCTTGTAGAGCAGCTAAGAAACACCGTAGCTCTAGATGCTGACATTGCTGAGCATAAACTCTTTTGGGCTGACTTTAGCCAAAAAGCAATCTTCAG TGCCTCACTTGATAGTCGTGACAAGGTGGGCAAACACTTAAAAATCATAAGCAATGTACACAGTCCTGCAGCAATTGCTGTTGATTGGGTCTACAAGAACATCTACTGGACTGATTCAGCTTTAAAGAGTATCTCAGTGGCTAGTCTTGATGGAGCCAAAAGGAAGGTTCTGTTTAATACAGACCTAAGAGAGCCAGCCTCCATAGCTGTGGATCCTCTCTCTGG ctttaTGTACTGGTCTGACTGGGGTGAACCAGCCAAAATAGAAAAGGCAGGAATGAATGGACTCAGTAGACAGCAACTGGTGACAACAGAcatccagtggcctaatggaATTGCACTAG ATCTTGTAAAAAGCCGCCTCTACTGGCTTGATTCAAAGCTACATATGCTGTCCAGTGTGGATCTGAATGGCCAGGATCGTAGGATTGTGTTAAAATCAAATGAGTTTCTTGCTCATCCTCTTGCTCTAACTATATTCGAG GACCGTGTCTACTGGATTGATGGAGAGAATGAAGCAGTCTATGGTGCCAATAAATTTACAGGATCTGACTTGGCTACACTAGTGAACAACCTCAATGATGCTCAGGATATCATTGTATATCACGAGCTTGTTCAACCCTCAG GCACAAACTGGTGTGATGAGACCAGGAAGAATGGTGGCTGTGAGTATCTGTGCCTGCCTGCTCCCCAGATAAATGAACACTCTCCAAAGTATGCCTGCACATGTCCTACTGGATACAAACTGCAAGATGATGGCCTAAGGTGTAAAG TTTTAGGTACTGGAACTACTGTGGCTTACATTGAGACAAAAGATACCAGCACAACAGAAAAACCACCAACTGTTGGACCAGTTCCTGGAG GACACAACTTCAGCAGTGCAGTATCAGAAGTCAGTTCTGCCAAAGGAACTTCAGCTGCCTGGGCTATTCTTCCTCTGG TATTactggcactggcagcagcagcaggtggctACTTCATGTGGCGTAACTGGCAACACAAGAATATGAAAAGCATGAATTTTGACAATCCTGTCTACTTGAAAACAACTGAAGAAGATCTCACTATTGATATTGGGAGACACAGCAGTTCCGTAGGACACACTTACCCTGCA ATATCAGTTGTAAGCACAGATGACGATCTAGCTTGA